One region of Drosophila kikkawai strain 14028-0561.14 chromosome 2R, DkikHiC1v2, whole genome shotgun sequence genomic DNA includes:
- the robl gene encoding dynein light chain roadblock-type 2 — MSQEVEETLKRIQSHKGVVGTIVVNNEGIPVKSTLDNTTTVQYAGLMSQLADKARSVVRDLDPSNDMTFLRVRSKKHEIMVAPDKDFILIVIQNPTD; from the exons ATG TCGCAAGAGGTTGAGGAAACACTGAAGCGTATCCAGAGCCACAAAGGAGTTGTGGGCACAATTGTGGTCAACAATGAAG GAATTCCGGTTAAGTCGACTCTGGACAACACGACCACCGTCCAGTATGCTGGATTAATGAGTCAGCTGGCAGACAAGGCCCGGAGCGTGGTGAGGGATCTGGATCCCTCGAACGACATGACATTCCTGCGGGTGCGTTCCAAGAAGCACGAGATCATGGTGGCTCCCGACAAGGACTTCATCCTGATCGTCATCCAAAACCCAACGGACTAG
- the LOC108074723 gene encoding glucose-induced degradation protein 8 homolog translates to MGEYEPPTSWPHRMPSFQRRQMDLNRLVMNYLVTEGYQEAAKRFMAEANVEPGPHMDTIGDRMRIQEAVRVGQVKYAMDLASRIYPCIFETENYVYFHMQQLRLIEMIRDQKVTKALSFAQSPASGFAQVDPDRRRELERTMGLLAFDRPEHSPFGELMLYSYRQKVAGEINSAMLRCHQAASRGKDHGPMEPRMMFLIKLILWAQAKLEKEGCTDFQKLDLQHADFEEEFRRCFEGW, encoded by the exons ATGGGCGAGTATGAGCCGCCGACTTCCTGGCCCCACCGCATGCCAAGCTTCCAGCGCCGACAGATGGATCTTAACCGTCTGGTGATGAACTACCTAGTCACAG AGGGATATCAGGAGGCCGCTAAGCGCTTCATGGCCGAGGCTAATGTGGAGCCGGGCCCCCATATGGACACCATAGGCGACCGAATGCGTATCCAGGAGGCAGTGCGTGTGGGTCAAGTGAAGTACGCCATGGACCTGGCCAGTCGCATCTATCCCTGCATCTTTGAGACGGAAAACTATGTATACTTTCACATGCAGCAGTTGCGTCTGATCGAGATGATCAGGGATCAGAAGGTGACCAAGGCCCTGAGCTTTGCCCAGAGCCCCGCCTCCGGCTTTGCTCAGGTTGATCCCGACCGTAGGCGAGAGTTGGAGCGAACCATGGGTCTCCTAGCCTTTGATCGACCGGAGCATAGTCCCTTTGGCGAGCTTATGTTGTACTCCTACCGCCAGAAAGTGGCAGGCGAGATAAACTCTGCCATGTTGCGGTGCCATCAAGCGGCAAGCAGAGGAAAGGACCATGGACCCATGGAGCCGCGGATGATGTTCCTCATCAAACTGATTTTATGGGCCCAGGCCAAGCTGGAGAAGGAGGGCTGCACTGACTTCCAGAAGCTAGATCTTCAGCATGCTGACTTTGAGGAGGAGTTCCGAAGGTGCTTCGAGGGTTGGTAA
- the robls54B gene encoding dynein light chain roadblock-type 1 has protein sequence MFLETPERPKRTLRYVEEAFEQVKSRKNVRDVVILNDSGHPVKSTMHTEDAVHFSGLFQTIRGRLERGMAKIDPTDELLMLRVRTKTNEVLLVPDSKITVLVVQNAQDNFENGK, from the exons atgtttcttgAGACGCCAGAAAGG CCGAAGCGAACCCTGCGCTATGTGGAAGAAGCTTTTGAGCAAGTGAAGTCAAGGAAAAATGTTCGGGATGTGGTGATTCTCAACGACTCAGGACATCCGGTGAAAAGTACGATGCATACTGAAGACGCTGTTCACTTTTCGGGACTCTTTCAGACCATTCGAGGAAGATTGGAGCGAGGAATGGCCAAAATAGATCCCACAGATGAACTTCTCATGCTGAGGGTTCGCACAAAAACCAACGAGGTTCTTTTAGTGCCGGACTCCAAAATTACAGTTCTTGTTGTTCAAAATGCGCAAgataattttgaaaatggaaaataa